A window of the Fulvia fulva chromosome 11, complete sequence genome harbors these coding sequences:
- a CDS encoding U3 small nucleolar RNA-associated protein 6, with the protein MAAASDKARFYLEQYVPELQEYQQKGIFTREEITAITSKRSGFEHTLNARGSTPADYARYATYEMNLDGLRKKRRKRLGIKGAKTFNGQRTVFFVLDRATKKFPGDMGLWMQYIDFCSKEKASKKLAKVFTSVLRLHPRDSSLWVLAAKHYAETQGDMGTARSYFQRGLRFCKDDAKLYLEYARLEMVYLAKLKARKRLLGLDEERKVQKEEEDDNMITLPSITAEDIDPDAGKGVEEVNEDALKRLESAPAFTGAIPVAIFDAAMKQFTTSRNAASVAESFYDLIATFENVQATPTALQHILSYLREHESTSVERSICDAKHELFAVDAQSAEFPPALTKALATIKKGLGEVPSKSQPLLAEKAALLLLTYSAAANSSEEQLDHDILQVLDVTIKRYLRILSKATGPARKGRLDGLLETLEKNGDQRRVQLQRLALGLA; encoded by the coding sequence ATGGCGGCTGCAAGTGACAAGGCTCGCTTCTATCTCGAGCAATATGTCCCCGAGCTGCAGGAATATCAGCAAAAGGGCATCTTCACCCGCGAGGAAATCACGGCCATCACCTCAAAACGATCCGGCTTCGAACACACTCTGAATGCACGAGGATCGACGCCCGCCGACTATGCCCGATATGCGACATACGAGATGAACCTGGATGGTCTACGGAAGAAGAGGCGTAAGCGACTAGGCATCAAGGGGGCAAAGACGTTCAATGGCCAGCGAACAGTTTTCTTCGTACTCGATCGTGCGACCAAGAAGTTCCCAGGCGACATGGGTCTGTGGATGCAGTACATCGACTTCTGCAGCAAGGAGAAAGCAAGCAAGAAGTTGGCGAAAGTCTTCACATCCGTGCTGCGGCTACACCCTCGAGACTCATCACTATGGGTGCTGGCAGCGAAGCATTATGCTGAGACACAGGGAGACATGGGCACTGCAAGATCGTACTTCCAGCGAGGTCTGAGGTTCTGCAAAGACGATGCGAAGCTGTATCTGGAATATGCAAGGTTAGAGATGGTGTACTTGGCGAAGCTGAAGGCAAGGAAGCGGTTGCTTGGGCTGGACGAGGAGAGGAAGGTGCAAAAGGAGGAAGAGGACGACAACATGATTACTTTGCCCTCTATCACGGCTGAAGATATTGACCCGGATGCAGGAAAGGGCGTGGAAGAGGTGAACGAGGATGCACTGAAGAGGTTGGAGAGCGCACCAGCATTCACCGGAGCCATACCCGTCGCAATATTCGATGCGGCCATGAAGCAATTCACCACCTCAAGAAATGCGGCATCGGTAGCAGAAAGCTTCTACGATCTGATTGCCACCTTCGAGAACGTACAAGCCACACCGACAGCACTCCAGCACATACTGTCATATCTGCGGGAGCACGAATCGACCTCAGTGGAAAGGTCTATCTGCGATGCAAAGCACGAGCTCTTTGCCGTCGATGCACAATCTGCAGAGTTTCCGCCGGCACTCACGAAAGCCCTGGCCACCATCAAGAAGGGCTTGGGTGAGGTGCCCTCAAAGTCACAGCCACTActagccgagaaagctgcGCTACTGCTCCTGACATACAGCGCCGCAGCAAACTCGTCAGAGGAACAACTTGATCATGACATACTTCAGGTGCTGGATGTGACGATCAAGCGCTACCTGCGGATTCTGTCCAAAGCCACTGGACCAGCTCGGAAAGGACGGCTAGACGGACTGTTGGAGACACTGGAGAAAAATGGCGATCAACGGAGGGTGCAACTGCAGAGACTCGCATTGGGACTGGCGTGA
- a CDS encoding Mitochondrial acidic protein MAM33, which translates to MLALRSLARAAPRTISRIATTSTIRLAFRATSQQLPKIAAFSTTRSRFDEYSQQLSAKLQNEIDIETEESSANSTGSDSNVEAFRAENPAWEIEDSDGKQDVYLSRKYDDETITVHFSIADFNQEMMDDQEEMDTSMGDEEDMDVQSGGANTKGSINQGGTANKNFKVAPEDSIAPADREELRDEEDESGPAFPVDVNVLVQRPGKGALKFSLVASDGDFIHQSLVQLPKDLKASSAQELLKEADKEFYYVPPFQQLDEDLQGLLESYLNARGVTSSLAIFIPDYVDVKEQKEYLRWLGRVKDFLE; encoded by the coding sequence ATGCTCGCCCTCCGCTCTCTCGCCCGCGCGGCACCTCGCACAATCTCCCGCATTGCCACGACTTCGACCATCAGACTCGCATTCAGGGCAACATCACAGCAACTCCCCAAGATCGCCGCATTCTCCACAACCCGCAGCAGATTCGACGAGTACAGCCAGCAACTCTCCGCAAAGCTGCAGAACGAGATCGACATTGAGACCGAAGAGTCCTCCGCAAACTCTACCGGCTCAGACTCGAACGTTGAGGCATTTCGCGCTGAGAACCCAGCATGGGAGATCGAGGACAGCGACGGCAAGCAGGATGTCTATCTCTCACGAAAGTACGACGATGAGACCATTACCGTGCATTTCAGCATTGCAGACTTCAACCAGGAGATGATGGACGACCAGGAGGAGATGGACACTTCCATGGGTGATGAGGAGGACATGGATGTGCAGAGTGGCGGTGCCAACACGAAGGGCTCCATCAACCAGGGTGGCACTGCAAACAAGAACTTCAAGGTCGCACCGGAGGACAGCATTGCGCCAGCTGACCGCGAGGAGCTGAGGGATGAGGAGGATGAGTCTGGACCAGCGTTTCCAGTCGATGTGAACGTGCTCGTTCAGCGCCCAGGCAAGGGCGCTCTCAAGTTCTCCCTGGTCGCATCCGACGGAGACTTCATTCACCAGAGCTTGGTCCAGCTGCCAAAGGATCTCAAGGCGTCCTCCGCTCAGGAACTCCTCAAGGAAGCCGACAAAGAGTTCTACTACGTTCCACCATTCCAGCAGCTTGATGAGGATCTTCAGGGTCTGCTCGAGAGCTACCTCAACGCTCGTGGTGTGACTTCGAGCTTGGCTATCTTCATTCCAGACTACGTTGATGTTAAGGAGCAGAAGGAGTACCTGCGATGGCTCGGCCGCGTCAAGGACTTCCTTGAGTAA
- a CDS encoding Ecp40 — MHFNTVSSILVLCLSVATPTSAEHKGLCCDTSLTSGTPACGIQQSSCCHNESDPISCLDDFSVIRVVTGQPAGARGLAIECGSGGQIWCIAV, encoded by the exons ATGCATTTCAATACAGTATCCAGCATTCTTGTACTTTGCCTCTCTGTAGCCACACCGACTTCTGCGGAGCATAAAGGTTTATGTTGCGACACCTCGTTGACATCTGGTACTCCAGCCTGTGGCATTCAACAATCAAGCTGT TGCCACAATGAGTCCGATCCAATCAGTTGCTTAGATGACTTTTCAGTGATTAGAGTAGTCACTGGACAGCCTGCTGGTGCACGTGGACTAGCTATCGAATGTGGGTCTGGAGGGCAAATATGGTGCATAGCTGTCTGA